CCGGCGAGTCCGGCGTCGGTGCTGATCTCGAAGCGGGACTCTTCGGCGTGGTCGCGGACCTGGGGTTCCATGGTGGTGACTCCTGGGTGTCAGTGGGCGCGGAGCGCCGCGAGCTGCTGGGCGAAGGGGACGACCTGCTCGGCCGCCCGGGCCCGAGGGGTGGCGGGCCGGCCGGCGAGGCTCTCGGTGAGTTCGCCGGCCGCGCGGGCGATCCGTCCGGCGAGCGAGCCGTCGGTGCCGTTGGCGCCCCAGTCCTCGGAGGCGGCGAAGACGGCGGTGGGGACGACGACGGCGCGCAGGTAGGCGAACAGCGGCCGCATGGCGTGTTCGAGGGCGAGGCTGTGCCGGGCGGTGCCGCCGGTGGCGGCGATCAGCACGGGCTTGCCGGTGAGCGCGTCCTTGTCGAGCACGTCCACGAAGGACTTGAACAGCCCGCTGTAGGACGCGGAGAAGATCGGTGTGACGGCTATCAGCCCGTCCGCCTCCTCCACCGCCCGCACGGCGTCGCGCAGGGCGGGCGGCGGGAAGCCGGTGACCAGGTTGTCGGCGATGTCCCGGGCGAGTCCGCGCAGTTCGACGACCCGGACGTCCACGTCCCGGCCCGCCTCGCGCAGGTCGCGGGCGGTGGCTTCGGCGAGGCGGTCGGCGAGCAGCCGGGTGGAGGACGGGACGCTGAGCCCGGCCGTCACCACGACGAGCTTGAGGGCGCTCACTTGGACGCCACCTCCGTCTCCCGGAGGGCCGCCCGGGCCGCGTGGGTGGGCCCGTCGGGGACGTCCGCCGGGCGGTTCTTGGCGAACTCGGCGCGCAGCACGGGGACGACCTCCTCGCCGAGCAGGTCGAGCTGTTCCAGGACGGTCTTGAGCGGGAGCCCGGCGTGGTCCATCAGGAACAGCTGGCGCTGGTAGTCGCCGAAGGTGTCGCGGAAGGCGAGGGTCTTCTCGATGACCTCCTGCGGGCTGCCGACGGTGAGCGGGGTCTGCTCGGTGAACTCCTCCATTGAGGGGCCGTGGCCGTAGACGGGGGCGTTGTCGAAGTACGGGCGGAACTCGCGGACGGCGTCCTGGGAGTTCCTGCGCATGAAGACCTGCCCGCCGAGGCCGACGATCGCCTGCTCGGGGGTGCCGTGGCCGTAGTGGGCGTAGCGCTCCCGGTAGAGGTCGACCAGCTGCTGGAAGTGCTCCTTGGGCCAGAAGATGTTGTTGGCGAAGAAGCCGTCGCCGTAGTAGGCGGCCTGTTCGGCGATCTCGGGGCTGCGGATGGAGCCGTGCCAGACGAACGGCGGCGTTCCGTCGAGCGGGCGCGGGGTGGAGGTGAAGGACTGCAGGGGGGTGCGGAAGCGGCCCTGCCAGTCGACGTTCTCCTCGCGCCAGAGCTGGTGCAGCAGCGCGTAGTTCTCGACGGCGAGCGGGATGCCCTGGCGGATGTCCTTGCCGAACCAGGGGTAGACGGGGCCGGTGTTGCCGCGGCCCATCATCACGTCGACCCGGCCCTCGGCGAGGTGCTGGAGCATCGCGAAGTCCTCGGCGATCTTCACCGGGTCGTTGGTGGTGATCAGCGTGGTGGAGGTCGAGAGGATCAGCTTCTCGGTCCGGGCCGCGACGTAGCCGAGCATGGTGGTGGGCGAGGACGGGACGAACGGCGGGTTGTGGTGCTCGCCGGTGGCGAACACGTCCAGCCCGACCTCCTCGGCCTTGAGCGCGATGGCCACCATGGCCTTGATCCGCTCGTGCTCGGTCGGGGTCCGCCCGGTGGTGGGGTCGGTGGTCACGTCGCCGACGCTGAAGATGCCGAACTGCACCGTTCTCAACTCCTTCGAGGTTGATTCAACATTCAACCACCTGCGACAACGGCACGCCACTCCGCCCTATTCCCCGCCCTCCGGCCCGCCCCCGGCCCCGCTCCCGGCCTCTTCGAGCGCCTCGTCCAGCCAGGCCAGCCAGAACGACTCCAGCTGGATGCCGCCGCGCAGCACCAGGTGCTGCAACCGGTTCTCCCCGGCCGCCGCCTCCGGCGGGAAGTCCCGCCGCTCGATCTCCAGGTACTCCGCCAGTTGCGCCCGGTGCAGCGCCCGGTGCCGGGCCAGCTCCTCCTCCAGCCCGTCCAGGCCCAGCACGGCGGCGGCCCGCAGCCGCAGCAGCAGCGGGTCCCGGACCGGCTTGGGGTCCTGCGCGAGGCCGGTCCAGCGGGCCAGTTCGGCCCGCCCGTCCGGCAGCACCTCGTACTCCTTGCGCTGCCCGCGCCCCGTCGCCGGCCCGGACGCCCGGACCAGGCCCTCGCGCTCCAGCCGCCCCAGCTCGCGGTAGATCTGCTGGTGGGTGGCCGACCAGAAGAACCCGATCGACCGGTCGAACCGCCGGGTCAACTCCAGCCCCGAGGACGGCTTCTCCAGCAGGGCGGTGAGGATCGCGTGCGGCAGTGACATGCGGCGATCGTACGGGCCGCCCCGTCCGGGCCCCCGCCGACCGGCCCGTCCCGGCCGGGGCGGCCTCCGGGCCCCGCGATCCGCCGGAGCTTCAATTCCCGTGCTTTGACGGGGCTTTGACGATCTATCACCCGGACAGAAAGCGCTTACCGGGTCTTGCGCAGCTCCGCCGGATGTCCGCATACTCCCGAATAGCGCCTGTCAGGATCAGATCAAAACCGGCCCATCAGGCCGGCCCGGTCCGTGCCTGCCCGCGCCTCACGGCCCCTACCCCAGGGCCTCTCCCACTCCCCCAGGAGGAGATCTGTGAGGACCACGCGCACCACTTCCCGTCCGCGCCGCACCGGCGGCCGCCTGCTCGCCGTGGCCGCCGCCCTCGCGGCCGCGACCGCCCTCGCGGTGCCCGCCGCCGGGGCCGCCACCGCGGCGCCCGACGCCGCCACCCTGGCCCGGGTCAGCGACTCGGTCCAGCTCAGCGGCGTCAACGGCATCGCCTGGCACACCGACCCGGCCGACGGGCGGGTCGTCGTGACGGCCGACAGCACGGTCACCCCGGCCGCGCTCGCCCGGCTCACCAAGGCCGCCGGGGCGGACGCCGCCCGGCTCAAGGTCGAGCGCACCTCCGGCGCCTTCACCCCGCTGCTGTCGGCGGGCGCCGCGATCTACGGTGGCGGCTACCGCTGCTCGCTGGGCTTCAACGTGGTCAAGGGCAGCACGTACTACTTCCTGACCGCCGGCCACTGCGGCAACATCGCGAGCACCTGGTACACCAACTCCGGCCAGAGCACGGTGGCCGGCACCACCGCCGGCTCCAGCTTCCCCGGCAACGACTACGCCCTGGTCCGCTACACCAACACCTCG
Above is a genomic segment from Kitasatospora cineracea containing:
- a CDS encoding S1 family peptidase encodes the protein MRTTRTTSRPRRTGGRLLAVAAALAAATALAVPAAGAATAAPDAATLARVSDSVQLSGVNGIAWHTDPADGRVVVTADSTVTPAALARLTKAAGADAARLKVERTSGAFTPLLSAGAAIYGGGYRCSLGFNVVKGSTYYFLTAGHCGNIASTWYTNSGQSTVAGTTAGSSFPGNDYALVRYTNTSLSHPGGYTAANAYVGEAVKRTGSTTGTHSGKVTALNATVRYSDGGTVSGLIQTTVCAEGGDSGGPLYDGSKALGLTSGGSGNCTTGGTTFFQPVTEALSAYGVSIY
- a CDS encoding FMN reductase; the encoded protein is MSALKLVVVTAGLSVPSSTRLLADRLAEATARDLREAGRDVDVRVVELRGLARDIADNLVTGFPPPALRDAVRAVEEADGLIAVTPIFSASYSGLFKSFVDVLDKDALTGKPVLIAATGGTARHSLALEHAMRPLFAYLRAVVVPTAVFAASEDWGANGTDGSLAGRIARAAGELTESLAGRPATPRARAAEQVVPFAQQLAALRAH
- a CDS encoding LLM class flavin-dependent oxidoreductase, with translation MQFGIFSVGDVTTDPTTGRTPTEHERIKAMVAIALKAEEVGLDVFATGEHHNPPFVPSSPTTMLGYVAARTEKLILSTSTTLITTNDPVKIAEDFAMLQHLAEGRVDVMMGRGNTGPVYPWFGKDIRQGIPLAVENYALLHQLWREENVDWQGRFRTPLQSFTSTPRPLDGTPPFVWHGSIRSPEIAEQAAYYGDGFFANNIFWPKEHFQQLVDLYRERYAHYGHGTPEQAIVGLGGQVFMRRNSQDAVREFRPYFDNAPVYGHGPSMEEFTEQTPLTVGSPQEVIEKTLAFRDTFGDYQRQLFLMDHAGLPLKTVLEQLDLLGEEVVPVLRAEFAKNRPADVPDGPTHAARAALRETEVASK
- a CDS encoding PadR family transcriptional regulator; the encoded protein is MSLPHAILTALLEKPSSGLELTRRFDRSIGFFWSATHQQIYRELGRLEREGLVRASGPATGRGQRKEYEVLPDGRAELARWTGLAQDPKPVRDPLLLRLRAAAVLGLDGLEEELARHRALHRAQLAEYLEIERRDFPPEAAAGENRLQHLVLRGGIQLESFWLAWLDEALEEAGSGAGGGPEGGE